Proteins from a genomic interval of Osmia bicornis bicornis chromosome 13, iOsmBic2.1, whole genome shotgun sequence:
- the LOC114880297 gene encoding E3 ubiquitin-protein ligase CBL-B isoform X3: MHAHVKMSSGGHSSRTRAVHIGSIFQKIHDRFADPMTLPKLSTDKRMLDKTWKLMDKVVKLCQHQRMNLKNSPPFILDILPDTYQRLRLIYSKYEDRMEVLHSNEHFCVFINNLMRKCKQAIKLFKEGKEKMFDETSHYRRNLTKLSLVFSHMLSELKAIFPNGMFAGHKFRITKADAAEFWKESFGISTLVPWKVFKEKLNQVHPISSGLQAMALKSTIDLTCNDYISNFEFDVFTRLFQPWSTLLRNWKILAVTHPGYVAFLTYDEVKARLQKYCSTRPGSYVFRLSCTRLGQWAIGYVTSDGDILQTIPHNKSLCQALLDGYREGFYLYPDGRNLNPDLTQAVQPTPEEHIKVTAEQYELYCEMGSTFQLCKICAENDKDVRIEPCGHLLCTPCLTAWQVDSEGQGCPFCRAEIKGTEQIVIDPFDPRRTHRPGTQSTSASNASTPTRDLDPDTEEIMDLCNGHSGLICDDSDEEEEEEEEEEDEEDEEEEEEEEEVVVVEEVEVVEEEEEDSSPTNSPALTRRIVPSPPLPPRRPSPSPTPNGHTRNGRHLTVPKENAPPPPPSAVNGSFNSTIDNQQNNNISRAHAGIRRSQGNHVAPSQAQPQPQPQPQPPPPPTLPEKPNRASGASFTIQTATSNNVPPVPPPLSVPRPPKTSSKEHNRQDHHYENTIVIPGTRQHVVRNINLEANTARLSALMRGKDDPTGGSAKPETAAYENVNVEHISKLTALGFAQDAVIRALGITRNDLEMACDILHEFATKSS; the protein is encoded by the exons ATGCACGCACACGTCAAGATGTCGTCGGGAGGACATAGCAGCCGTACTCGAGCCGTACACATAGGTTCGATATTCCAGAAGATTCACGATCGTTTTGCTGACCCTATGACACTGCCGAAACTTTCGACCGACAAGCGAATGTTGGATAAAACCTGGAAGCTTATGGACAAGGTGGTGAAATTATGTCAACATCAACGGATGAATCTGAAAAATTCACCACCTTTCATACTCGACATCCTGCCAGATACATATCAACGACTTAGACTGATATATAGCAAGTACGAAGACAGGATGGAGGTGTTGCACAGTAACGAACACTTTTGTGTATTCATCAATAACCTTATGAGAAAGTGCAAGCAAGCTATCAAGTTGTTTAAAGAAGGCAAGGAAAAAATGTTTGACGAGACTTCTCACTATCGTAGAAATCTAACGAAACTAAGCCTGGTATTTAGCCACATGCTATCCGAATTGAAAGCTATATTTCCTAACGGAATGTTTGCTGGACACAAATTTCGCATCACCAAGGCGGATGCGGCCGAGTTCTGGAAAGAAAGCTTCGGAATTAG tacATTAGTACCATGGAAAGTATTTaaggaaaaattgaatcaaGTTCATCCGATTAGCTCTGGACTGCAAGCTATGGCATTAAAGTCTACGATAGATCTCACCTGTAACGACTATATTTCCAACTTTGAGTTTGATGTATTTACCAG GTTATTTCAACCATGGTCCACACTTTTACGTAACTGGAAAATTCTGGCTGTGACCCATCCTGGATACGTAGCTTTCCTTACCTATGATGAAGTAAAAGCACGTTTACAAAAGTATTGTAGTACTAGACCTGGTAGTTATGTATTCAGATTAAGTTGTACAAGATTAGGGCAATGGGCTATCGGTTATGTCACATCCGACGGGGATATTCTGCAAACTATACCTCACAATAAAAGTTTGTGTCAAGCGCTACTCGATGGATATCGGGAAGGATT TTATTTATATCCTGATGGCCGTAATTTAAATCCTGATTTAACACAGGCAGTTCAACCTACTCCCGAAGAACATATCAAAGTTACAGCAGAACAATATGAATTATACTGCGAAATGGGTAGCACATTCCAGTTATGTAAAATTTGTGCAGAAAATGACAAGGATGTGAGGATAGAACCGTGCGGGCACCTCCTTTGTACTCCGTGTCTAACAGCTTGGCAGGTA GATTCCGAAGGACAAGGTTGTCCGTTTTGTCGAGCTGAGATTAAAGGAACCGAACAGATAGTAATCGATCCATTCGATCCTCGAAGAACACATCGACCAGGAACACAATCAACATCAGCTAGCAATGCATCAACTCCCACGCGGGATCTTGACCCGGACACCGAG GAAATAATGGACCTATGCAATGGCCATTCCGGCTTAATCTGCGACGATTcggatgaagaagaagaagaagaagaagaagaagaagatgaagaagatgaagaagaagaagaagaagaagaagaagtagtagtagtagaagaagtagaagtagtagaagaagaagaagaagattcCAGTCCAACTAATTCACCTGCCTTGACACGAAGAATCGTACCAAGCCCACCGTTACCACCTCGACGACCTTCACCATCGCCAACGCCAAACGGTCATACTAGAAATGGTCGACATTTGACTGTGCCTAAAGAAAATGCTCCTCCACCGCCACCGTCAGCAGTTAACGGATCATTCAATTCTACTATTGACAATCAACAAAACAATAATA TAAGCAGAGCTCATGCCGGGATTCGTCGATCCCAAGGGAATCATGTCGCCCCATCTCAAGCACAGCCACAGCCACAGCCACAGCCACAGCCACCGCCACCGCCAACGTTACCTGAAAAACCAAATCGTGCCAGTGGTGCATCGTTCACGATTCAAACAGCAACCAGCAATAACGTACCTCCTGTACCTCCTCCTTTGTCAGTGCCACGACCGCCAAAGACAAGCAGCAAAGAGCACAACAGACAGGATCATCATTATGAGAATACAATCGTGATACCTGGTACGAGACAGCACGTCGTCAGGAACATTAATCTGGAAGCGAATACAGCTCGATTGTCCGCCCTGATGAGAGGTAAGGACGATCCCACCGGTGGTTCCGCGAAGCCAGAAACCGCGGCATACGAGAATGTGAACGTCGAACACATTTCCAAGCTGACGGCTCTCGGATTCGCGCAAGACGCCGTGATTAGAGCGCTCGGTATTACTAGGAACGATCTTGAAATGGCTTGTGACATACTGCACGAATTTGCCACGAAATCGTCTTGA
- the LOC114880297 gene encoding E3 ubiquitin-protein ligase CBL-B isoform X4, whose translation MHAHVKMSSGGHSSRTRAVHIGSIFQKIHDRFADPMTLPKLSTDKRMLDKTWKLMDKVVKLCQHQRMNLKNSPPFILDILPDTYQRLRLIYSKYEDRMEVLHSNEHFCVFINNLMRKCKQAIKLFKEGKEKMFDETSHYRRNLTKLSLVFSHMLSELKAIFPNGMFAGHKFRITKADAAEFWKESFGISTLVPWKVFKEKLNQVHPISSGLQAMALKSTIDLTCNDYISNFEFDVFTRLFQPWSTLLRNWKILAVTHPGYVAFLTYDEVKARLQKYCSTRPGSYVFRLSCTRLGQWAIGYVTSDGDILQTIPHNKSLCQALLDGYREGFYLYPDGRNLNPDLTQAVQPTPEEHIKVTAEQYELYCEMGSTFQLCKICAENDKDVRIEPCGHLLCTPCLTAWQVDSEGQGCPFCRAEIKGTEQIVIDPFDPRRTHRPGTQSTSASNASTPTRDLDPDTEEIMDLCNGHSGLICDDSDEEEEEEEEEEDEEDEEEEEEEEEVVVVEEVEVVEEEEEDSSPTNSPALTRRIVPSPPLPPRRPSPSPTPNGHTRNGRHLTVPKENAPPPPPSAVNGSFNSTIDNQQNNNMNSEAGYDMLHRASSPSPVPPIPLAPFPVSRAHAGIRRSQGNHVAPSQAQPQPQPQPQPPPPPTLPEKPNRASGASFTIQTATSNNVPPVPPPLSVPRPPKTSSKEHNRQDHHYENTIVIPGTRQHVVRNINLEANTARLSALMRGSNTEGS comes from the exons ATGCACGCACACGTCAAGATGTCGTCGGGAGGACATAGCAGCCGTACTCGAGCCGTACACATAGGTTCGATATTCCAGAAGATTCACGATCGTTTTGCTGACCCTATGACACTGCCGAAACTTTCGACCGACAAGCGAATGTTGGATAAAACCTGGAAGCTTATGGACAAGGTGGTGAAATTATGTCAACATCAACGGATGAATCTGAAAAATTCACCACCTTTCATACTCGACATCCTGCCAGATACATATCAACGACTTAGACTGATATATAGCAAGTACGAAGACAGGATGGAGGTGTTGCACAGTAACGAACACTTTTGTGTATTCATCAATAACCTTATGAGAAAGTGCAAGCAAGCTATCAAGTTGTTTAAAGAAGGCAAGGAAAAAATGTTTGACGAGACTTCTCACTATCGTAGAAATCTAACGAAACTAAGCCTGGTATTTAGCCACATGCTATCCGAATTGAAAGCTATATTTCCTAACGGAATGTTTGCTGGACACAAATTTCGCATCACCAAGGCGGATGCGGCCGAGTTCTGGAAAGAAAGCTTCGGAATTAG tacATTAGTACCATGGAAAGTATTTaaggaaaaattgaatcaaGTTCATCCGATTAGCTCTGGACTGCAAGCTATGGCATTAAAGTCTACGATAGATCTCACCTGTAACGACTATATTTCCAACTTTGAGTTTGATGTATTTACCAG GTTATTTCAACCATGGTCCACACTTTTACGTAACTGGAAAATTCTGGCTGTGACCCATCCTGGATACGTAGCTTTCCTTACCTATGATGAAGTAAAAGCACGTTTACAAAAGTATTGTAGTACTAGACCTGGTAGTTATGTATTCAGATTAAGTTGTACAAGATTAGGGCAATGGGCTATCGGTTATGTCACATCCGACGGGGATATTCTGCAAACTATACCTCACAATAAAAGTTTGTGTCAAGCGCTACTCGATGGATATCGGGAAGGATT TTATTTATATCCTGATGGCCGTAATTTAAATCCTGATTTAACACAGGCAGTTCAACCTACTCCCGAAGAACATATCAAAGTTACAGCAGAACAATATGAATTATACTGCGAAATGGGTAGCACATTCCAGTTATGTAAAATTTGTGCAGAAAATGACAAGGATGTGAGGATAGAACCGTGCGGGCACCTCCTTTGTACTCCGTGTCTAACAGCTTGGCAGGTA GATTCCGAAGGACAAGGTTGTCCGTTTTGTCGAGCTGAGATTAAAGGAACCGAACAGATAGTAATCGATCCATTCGATCCTCGAAGAACACATCGACCAGGAACACAATCAACATCAGCTAGCAATGCATCAACTCCCACGCGGGATCTTGACCCGGACACCGAG GAAATAATGGACCTATGCAATGGCCATTCCGGCTTAATCTGCGACGATTcggatgaagaagaagaagaagaagaagaagaagaagatgaagaagatgaagaagaagaagaagaagaagaagaagtagtagtagtagaagaagtagaagtagtagaagaagaagaagaagattcCAGTCCAACTAATTCACCTGCCTTGACACGAAGAATCGTACCAAGCCCACCGTTACCACCTCGACGACCTTCACCATCGCCAACGCCAAACGGTCATACTAGAAATGGTCGACATTTGACTGTGCCTAAAGAAAATGCTCCTCCACCGCCACCGTCAGCAGTTAACGGATCATTCAATTCTACTATTGACAATCAACAAAACAATAATA TGAACTCCGAAGCAGGATACGACATGTTGCATCGTGCTTCGTCGCCTTCACCAGTGCCACCAATACCTCTAGCTCCTTTTCCAGTAAGCAGAGCTCATGCCGGGATTCGTCGATCCCAAGGGAATCATGTCGCCCCATCTCAAGCACAGCCACAGCCACAGCCACAGCCACAGCCACCGCCACCGCCAACGTTACCTGAAAAACCAAATCGTGCCAGTGGTGCATCGTTCACGATTCAAACAGCAACCAGCAATAACGTACCTCCTGTACCTCCTCCTTTGTCAGTGCCACGACCGCCAAAGACAAGCAGCAAAGAGCACAACAGACAGGATCATCATTATGAGAATACAATCGTGATACCTGGTACGAGACAGCACGTCGTCAGGAACATTAATCTGGAAGCGAATACAGCTCGATTGTCCGCCCTGATGAGAG GCTCGAATACCGAGGGCTCATAA
- the LOC114880297 gene encoding E3 ubiquitin-protein ligase CBL-B-B isoform X2 — translation MHAHVKMSSGGHSSRTRAVHIGSIFQKIHDRFADPMTLPKLSTDKRMLDKTWKLMDKVVKLCQHQRMNLKNSPPFILDILPDTYQRLRLIYSKYEDRMEVLHSNEHFCVFINNLMRKCKQAIKLFKEGKEKMFDETSHYRRNLTKLSLVFSHMLSELKAIFPNGMFAGHKFRITKADAAEFWKESFGISTLVPWKVFKEKLNQVHPISSGLQAMALKSTIDLTCNDYISNFEFDVFTRLFQPWSTLLRNWKILAVTHPGYVAFLTYDEVKARLQKYCSTRPGSYVFRLSCTRLGQWAIGYVTSDGDILQTIPHNKSLCQALLDGYREGFYLYPDGRNLNPDLTQAVQPTPEEHIKVTAEQYELYCEMGSTFQLCKICAENDKDVRIEPCGHLLCTPCLTAWQDSEGQGCPFCRAEIKGTEQIVIDPFDPRRTHRPGTQSTSASNASTPTRDLDPDTEEIMDLCNGHSGLICDDSDEEEEEEEEEEDEEDEEEEEEEEEVVVVEEVEVVEEEEEDSSPTNSPALTRRIVPSPPLPPRRPSPSPTPNGHTRNGRHLTVPKENAPPPPPSAVNGSFNSTIDNQQNNNMNSEAGYDMLHRASSPSPVPPIPLAPFPVSRAHAGIRRSQGNHVAPSQAQPQPQPQPQPPPPPTLPEKPNRASGASFTIQTATSNNVPPVPPPLSVPRPPKTSSKEHNRQDHHYENTIVIPGTRQHVVRNINLEANTARLSALMRGKDDPTGGSAKPETAAYENVNVEHISKLTALGFAQDAVIRALGITRNDLEMACDILHEFATKSS, via the exons ATGCACGCACACGTCAAGATGTCGTCGGGAGGACATAGCAGCCGTACTCGAGCCGTACACATAGGTTCGATATTCCAGAAGATTCACGATCGTTTTGCTGACCCTATGACACTGCCGAAACTTTCGACCGACAAGCGAATGTTGGATAAAACCTGGAAGCTTATGGACAAGGTGGTGAAATTATGTCAACATCAACGGATGAATCTGAAAAATTCACCACCTTTCATACTCGACATCCTGCCAGATACATATCAACGACTTAGACTGATATATAGCAAGTACGAAGACAGGATGGAGGTGTTGCACAGTAACGAACACTTTTGTGTATTCATCAATAACCTTATGAGAAAGTGCAAGCAAGCTATCAAGTTGTTTAAAGAAGGCAAGGAAAAAATGTTTGACGAGACTTCTCACTATCGTAGAAATCTAACGAAACTAAGCCTGGTATTTAGCCACATGCTATCCGAATTGAAAGCTATATTTCCTAACGGAATGTTTGCTGGACACAAATTTCGCATCACCAAGGCGGATGCGGCCGAGTTCTGGAAAGAAAGCTTCGGAATTAG tacATTAGTACCATGGAAAGTATTTaaggaaaaattgaatcaaGTTCATCCGATTAGCTCTGGACTGCAAGCTATGGCATTAAAGTCTACGATAGATCTCACCTGTAACGACTATATTTCCAACTTTGAGTTTGATGTATTTACCAG GTTATTTCAACCATGGTCCACACTTTTACGTAACTGGAAAATTCTGGCTGTGACCCATCCTGGATACGTAGCTTTCCTTACCTATGATGAAGTAAAAGCACGTTTACAAAAGTATTGTAGTACTAGACCTGGTAGTTATGTATTCAGATTAAGTTGTACAAGATTAGGGCAATGGGCTATCGGTTATGTCACATCCGACGGGGATATTCTGCAAACTATACCTCACAATAAAAGTTTGTGTCAAGCGCTACTCGATGGATATCGGGAAGGATT TTATTTATATCCTGATGGCCGTAATTTAAATCCTGATTTAACACAGGCAGTTCAACCTACTCCCGAAGAACATATCAAAGTTACAGCAGAACAATATGAATTATACTGCGAAATGGGTAGCACATTCCAGTTATGTAAAATTTGTGCAGAAAATGACAAGGATGTGAGGATAGAACCGTGCGGGCACCTCCTTTGTACTCCGTGTCTAACAGCTTGGCAG GATTCCGAAGGACAAGGTTGTCCGTTTTGTCGAGCTGAGATTAAAGGAACCGAACAGATAGTAATCGATCCATTCGATCCTCGAAGAACACATCGACCAGGAACACAATCAACATCAGCTAGCAATGCATCAACTCCCACGCGGGATCTTGACCCGGACACCGAG GAAATAATGGACCTATGCAATGGCCATTCCGGCTTAATCTGCGACGATTcggatgaagaagaagaagaagaagaagaagaagaagatgaagaagatgaagaagaagaagaagaagaagaagaagtagtagtagtagaagaagtagaagtagtagaagaagaagaagaagattcCAGTCCAACTAATTCACCTGCCTTGACACGAAGAATCGTACCAAGCCCACCGTTACCACCTCGACGACCTTCACCATCGCCAACGCCAAACGGTCATACTAGAAATGGTCGACATTTGACTGTGCCTAAAGAAAATGCTCCTCCACCGCCACCGTCAGCAGTTAACGGATCATTCAATTCTACTATTGACAATCAACAAAACAATAATA TGAACTCCGAAGCAGGATACGACATGTTGCATCGTGCTTCGTCGCCTTCACCAGTGCCACCAATACCTCTAGCTCCTTTTCCAGTAAGCAGAGCTCATGCCGGGATTCGTCGATCCCAAGGGAATCATGTCGCCCCATCTCAAGCACAGCCACAGCCACAGCCACAGCCACAGCCACCGCCACCGCCAACGTTACCTGAAAAACCAAATCGTGCCAGTGGTGCATCGTTCACGATTCAAACAGCAACCAGCAATAACGTACCTCCTGTACCTCCTCCTTTGTCAGTGCCACGACCGCCAAAGACAAGCAGCAAAGAGCACAACAGACAGGATCATCATTATGAGAATACAATCGTGATACCTGGTACGAGACAGCACGTCGTCAGGAACATTAATCTGGAAGCGAATACAGCTCGATTGTCCGCCCTGATGAGAGGTAAGGACGATCCCACCGGTGGTTCCGCGAAGCCAGAAACCGCGGCATACGAGAATGTGAACGTCGAACACATTTCCAAGCTGACGGCTCTCGGATTCGCGCAAGACGCCGTGATTAGAGCGCTCGGTATTACTAGGAACGATCTTGAAATGGCTTGTGACATACTGCACGAATTTGCCACGAAATCGTCTTGA
- the LOC114880297 gene encoding E3 ubiquitin-protein ligase CBL-B-B isoform X1 yields MHAHVKMSSGGHSSRTRAVHIGSIFQKIHDRFADPMTLPKLSTDKRMLDKTWKLMDKVVKLCQHQRMNLKNSPPFILDILPDTYQRLRLIYSKYEDRMEVLHSNEHFCVFINNLMRKCKQAIKLFKEGKEKMFDETSHYRRNLTKLSLVFSHMLSELKAIFPNGMFAGHKFRITKADAAEFWKESFGISTLVPWKVFKEKLNQVHPISSGLQAMALKSTIDLTCNDYISNFEFDVFTRLFQPWSTLLRNWKILAVTHPGYVAFLTYDEVKARLQKYCSTRPGSYVFRLSCTRLGQWAIGYVTSDGDILQTIPHNKSLCQALLDGYREGFYLYPDGRNLNPDLTQAVQPTPEEHIKVTAEQYELYCEMGSTFQLCKICAENDKDVRIEPCGHLLCTPCLTAWQVDSEGQGCPFCRAEIKGTEQIVIDPFDPRRTHRPGTQSTSASNASTPTRDLDPDTEEIMDLCNGHSGLICDDSDEEEEEEEEEEDEEDEEEEEEEEEVVVVEEVEVVEEEEEDSSPTNSPALTRRIVPSPPLPPRRPSPSPTPNGHTRNGRHLTVPKENAPPPPPSAVNGSFNSTIDNQQNNNMNSEAGYDMLHRASSPSPVPPIPLAPFPVSRAHAGIRRSQGNHVAPSQAQPQPQPQPQPPPPPTLPEKPNRASGASFTIQTATSNNVPPVPPPLSVPRPPKTSSKEHNRQDHHYENTIVIPGTRQHVVRNINLEANTARLSALMRGKDDPTGGSAKPETAAYENVNVEHISKLTALGFAQDAVIRALGITRNDLEMACDILHEFATKSS; encoded by the exons ATGCACGCACACGTCAAGATGTCGTCGGGAGGACATAGCAGCCGTACTCGAGCCGTACACATAGGTTCGATATTCCAGAAGATTCACGATCGTTTTGCTGACCCTATGACACTGCCGAAACTTTCGACCGACAAGCGAATGTTGGATAAAACCTGGAAGCTTATGGACAAGGTGGTGAAATTATGTCAACATCAACGGATGAATCTGAAAAATTCACCACCTTTCATACTCGACATCCTGCCAGATACATATCAACGACTTAGACTGATATATAGCAAGTACGAAGACAGGATGGAGGTGTTGCACAGTAACGAACACTTTTGTGTATTCATCAATAACCTTATGAGAAAGTGCAAGCAAGCTATCAAGTTGTTTAAAGAAGGCAAGGAAAAAATGTTTGACGAGACTTCTCACTATCGTAGAAATCTAACGAAACTAAGCCTGGTATTTAGCCACATGCTATCCGAATTGAAAGCTATATTTCCTAACGGAATGTTTGCTGGACACAAATTTCGCATCACCAAGGCGGATGCGGCCGAGTTCTGGAAAGAAAGCTTCGGAATTAG tacATTAGTACCATGGAAAGTATTTaaggaaaaattgaatcaaGTTCATCCGATTAGCTCTGGACTGCAAGCTATGGCATTAAAGTCTACGATAGATCTCACCTGTAACGACTATATTTCCAACTTTGAGTTTGATGTATTTACCAG GTTATTTCAACCATGGTCCACACTTTTACGTAACTGGAAAATTCTGGCTGTGACCCATCCTGGATACGTAGCTTTCCTTACCTATGATGAAGTAAAAGCACGTTTACAAAAGTATTGTAGTACTAGACCTGGTAGTTATGTATTCAGATTAAGTTGTACAAGATTAGGGCAATGGGCTATCGGTTATGTCACATCCGACGGGGATATTCTGCAAACTATACCTCACAATAAAAGTTTGTGTCAAGCGCTACTCGATGGATATCGGGAAGGATT TTATTTATATCCTGATGGCCGTAATTTAAATCCTGATTTAACACAGGCAGTTCAACCTACTCCCGAAGAACATATCAAAGTTACAGCAGAACAATATGAATTATACTGCGAAATGGGTAGCACATTCCAGTTATGTAAAATTTGTGCAGAAAATGACAAGGATGTGAGGATAGAACCGTGCGGGCACCTCCTTTGTACTCCGTGTCTAACAGCTTGGCAGGTA GATTCCGAAGGACAAGGTTGTCCGTTTTGTCGAGCTGAGATTAAAGGAACCGAACAGATAGTAATCGATCCATTCGATCCTCGAAGAACACATCGACCAGGAACACAATCAACATCAGCTAGCAATGCATCAACTCCCACGCGGGATCTTGACCCGGACACCGAG GAAATAATGGACCTATGCAATGGCCATTCCGGCTTAATCTGCGACGATTcggatgaagaagaagaagaagaagaagaagaagaagatgaagaagatgaagaagaagaagaagaagaagaagaagtagtagtagtagaagaagtagaagtagtagaagaagaagaagaagattcCAGTCCAACTAATTCACCTGCCTTGACACGAAGAATCGTACCAAGCCCACCGTTACCACCTCGACGACCTTCACCATCGCCAACGCCAAACGGTCATACTAGAAATGGTCGACATTTGACTGTGCCTAAAGAAAATGCTCCTCCACCGCCACCGTCAGCAGTTAACGGATCATTCAATTCTACTATTGACAATCAACAAAACAATAATA TGAACTCCGAAGCAGGATACGACATGTTGCATCGTGCTTCGTCGCCTTCACCAGTGCCACCAATACCTCTAGCTCCTTTTCCAGTAAGCAGAGCTCATGCCGGGATTCGTCGATCCCAAGGGAATCATGTCGCCCCATCTCAAGCACAGCCACAGCCACAGCCACAGCCACAGCCACCGCCACCGCCAACGTTACCTGAAAAACCAAATCGTGCCAGTGGTGCATCGTTCACGATTCAAACAGCAACCAGCAATAACGTACCTCCTGTACCTCCTCCTTTGTCAGTGCCACGACCGCCAAAGACAAGCAGCAAAGAGCACAACAGACAGGATCATCATTATGAGAATACAATCGTGATACCTGGTACGAGACAGCACGTCGTCAGGAACATTAATCTGGAAGCGAATACAGCTCGATTGTCCGCCCTGATGAGAGGTAAGGACGATCCCACCGGTGGTTCCGCGAAGCCAGAAACCGCGGCATACGAGAATGTGAACGTCGAACACATTTCCAAGCTGACGGCTCTCGGATTCGCGCAAGACGCCGTGATTAGAGCGCTCGGTATTACTAGGAACGATCTTGAAATGGCTTGTGACATACTGCACGAATTTGCCACGAAATCGTCTTGA
- the LOC114880297 gene encoding E3 ubiquitin-protein ligase CBL isoform X6: MHAHVKMSSGGHSSRTRAVHIGSIFQKIHDRFADPMTLPKLSTDKRMLDKTWKLMDKVVKLCQHQRMNLKNSPPFILDILPDTYQRLRLIYSKYEDRMEVLHSNEHFCVFINNLMRKCKQAIKLFKEGKEKMFDETSHYRRNLTKLSLVFSHMLSELKAIFPNGMFAGHKFRITKADAAEFWKESFGISTLVPWKVFKEKLNQVHPISSGLQAMALKSTIDLTCNDYISNFEFDVFTRLFQPWSTLLRNWKILAVTHPGYVAFLTYDEVKARLQKYCSTRPGSYVFRLSCTRLGQWAIGYVTSDGDILQTIPHNKSLCQALLDGYREGFYLYPDGRNLNPDLTQAVQPTPEEHIKVTAEQYELYCEMGSTFQLCKICAENDKDVRIEPCGHLLCTPCLTAWQVDSEGQGCPFCRAEIKGTEQIVIDPFDPRRTHRPGTQSTSASNASTPTRDLDPDTEVSE, encoded by the exons ATGCACGCACACGTCAAGATGTCGTCGGGAGGACATAGCAGCCGTACTCGAGCCGTACACATAGGTTCGATATTCCAGAAGATTCACGATCGTTTTGCTGACCCTATGACACTGCCGAAACTTTCGACCGACAAGCGAATGTTGGATAAAACCTGGAAGCTTATGGACAAGGTGGTGAAATTATGTCAACATCAACGGATGAATCTGAAAAATTCACCACCTTTCATACTCGACATCCTGCCAGATACATATCAACGACTTAGACTGATATATAGCAAGTACGAAGACAGGATGGAGGTGTTGCACAGTAACGAACACTTTTGTGTATTCATCAATAACCTTATGAGAAAGTGCAAGCAAGCTATCAAGTTGTTTAAAGAAGGCAAGGAAAAAATGTTTGACGAGACTTCTCACTATCGTAGAAATCTAACGAAACTAAGCCTGGTATTTAGCCACATGCTATCCGAATTGAAAGCTATATTTCCTAACGGAATGTTTGCTGGACACAAATTTCGCATCACCAAGGCGGATGCGGCCGAGTTCTGGAAAGAAAGCTTCGGAATTAG tacATTAGTACCATGGAAAGTATTTaaggaaaaattgaatcaaGTTCATCCGATTAGCTCTGGACTGCAAGCTATGGCATTAAAGTCTACGATAGATCTCACCTGTAACGACTATATTTCCAACTTTGAGTTTGATGTATTTACCAG GTTATTTCAACCATGGTCCACACTTTTACGTAACTGGAAAATTCTGGCTGTGACCCATCCTGGATACGTAGCTTTCCTTACCTATGATGAAGTAAAAGCACGTTTACAAAAGTATTGTAGTACTAGACCTGGTAGTTATGTATTCAGATTAAGTTGTACAAGATTAGGGCAATGGGCTATCGGTTATGTCACATCCGACGGGGATATTCTGCAAACTATACCTCACAATAAAAGTTTGTGTCAAGCGCTACTCGATGGATATCGGGAAGGATT TTATTTATATCCTGATGGCCGTAATTTAAATCCTGATTTAACACAGGCAGTTCAACCTACTCCCGAAGAACATATCAAAGTTACAGCAGAACAATATGAATTATACTGCGAAATGGGTAGCACATTCCAGTTATGTAAAATTTGTGCAGAAAATGACAAGGATGTGAGGATAGAACCGTGCGGGCACCTCCTTTGTACTCCGTGTCTAACAGCTTGGCAGGTA GATTCCGAAGGACAAGGTTGTCCGTTTTGTCGAGCTGAGATTAAAGGAACCGAACAGATAGTAATCGATCCATTCGATCCTCGAAGAACACATCGACCAGGAACACAATCAACATCAGCTAGCAATGCATCAACTCCCACGCGGGATCTTGACCCGGACACCGAGGTATCCGAATAG